A region of the Pseudarthrobacter oxydans genome:
GCCGTTTCGGACAAGGCAAATCGATCCGGCTGACCCACGAACAGATTGCCGGGCTTTTGGGCGCCACCCGGGAAGCCACCAGCAAAGCCCTGGCCGACTTCGCTGCCAAAGGATTCATCAGGCAGGGCCGCGGGCGTATCACCATCCAGAACCCGGCTGCTTTGCGGGCCGCGGCGGGCAGTACCGTCCTATGACCGGCCAACAGACACCGGCGCCGCCCGTGCGGGCCTGCCGGGGCCCGCCCCGGCACGCAGAAGCCCCGACCGACCTGAACATTTCACGAAAACAAGGAGCCACCATGCCCCGCATCCCAGCACACACCCTCGACAGCGCCCCTGAAGGCTCGAAGGAAATAGCCGGCAATCTTCAGCGCCGGATGGGTAAGTTCCTGAACATCCACGCCGGGATGGCCCACTCACCGGCCGTCCTGGGCGCCTATGACGGGATTTCGCAGGCGATTACCGCCCATGGATCCTTTGATGCGCGGACCAAGGAAGCCATCGCCCTGGCGGTGGGAAACCAGAACGGCTGCGATTACTGCCAGGCCGCCCACACCCTGTCTGCCCGCAAGGCAGGCCTGGACGATGACCAGATCCTCGCCGTGCGCGCCGGCGAGGTGGACTTTGATCCGAAGCTCGCCGCAATCACCGAGGTTGCACGCGAAGCGGCAGCCCGGACCGGACACGTCTCCGACACCGTCTGGCAGGCAGCCTTGGACGCGGGCTGGACCGATCAGGAGCTGACCGAAGCTTTCGCGCACATCGCAGCGAACCTCTTCACGAACTACTTCAACCACTATGCCCGGACAGACCTCGACGTCCCCGCCGCGCCGGCCCTGGCCCTGTGATATGTAGGTTTGGTTGTCAATAGCGCGTAGGTGAGCGGCTCCTGGATTGTGGTTCCGGGGGCCGCTCATTTGGTGCCCGGTCCGGTGCTGGTGTTTGTGCTGGGCGGGTCGATTTCGACTGGCAGTGTCAGGCTGATATGCGCGGGTTGGTTACCGTATGACGATGTATTCGGCTGGAGGCGTTTCGGTGTCTAACATCGAGCGTCCAACGGGGTGATCCGTGTGCTCATAGAGGGCGTCCCGAGTTGGCTCCGCGTGCTGCCCATCGCAGTTGCACCGTGTTCGGGGGAGGGCACGTTCAGGTCAGGCCGCGTTCATGCCTTCTCCTTGTTGAAGTGGGGCGGCCAGCGACCAGCACCAGCCGGCTAGTTCCCGGGCGATCGCGGTTTTGGCTTTGACTGACATTTTGTGGCGGTCATCGAAGTGTTCCCACTTGTGATGAAGCCTGTGGTTTCCTTCCAGGGCGCGGATGCGGGTTGCCGGGCTGACGCGATCAAGTTGACGCAGCAGCCGTTGGCCGGGCCGGGCGTAGGGGCGGCGGTGCTGCCAGGCGGCTTCGATCAGCAGCTTACGGGCGTAGGTGTTCCCGGCCTTGGTGATCGGGCCCTGGTGCCGGGACTGGCCGGAGGAGTTCTCACTCGGTACGAGTCCGAGGTAGGAGCCGATGGTAGAGCCGGTGAAGCGGGTCCAGTCCCCTATTTCGACGGCCAGCCCGAACGCCGTGGTCATCTGGATCCCGCGCAGACACATCAATGCCTCGATCACCGGTGAGTAGCGGCAGCCCGCGGCGGTGGCAGTGACTTGTTTGTCGATGCGGGCCAGATGCGCGGCGAGTAGTTCGGCCTGCTCAACGTTGGCTTGATAGGTGAATTGCAGCGCCGGTTCGCCAAGATGTTGGCGATGTAGCCACTGGATGTGTTCCTTTGTCCACCGGGTGTCCTTGGGATAGCGGATGCCGTGCCGCAGCAGGATGGCGTTCACGTGCTGCCGGGTGTGGGCAAGGTCATTTGTCGTGCCGGAGCGCAGCCGGGACAGGTCCCGCAACGCTTCTTCCTCAGGATCCGGGATGCGCACCTCGGTGACCGATTCCACGGCAAGCATCTCAGCCAATATCCGGGCATCCCGCCGGTCAGTTTTAATGCGGTCCCCAGGAGCACGCAATTGTTTCGAGGACGCTGTGACCACACAGTTGACGCCCGCACCCTGAAGGTAACGGGCCAGGACGAAACCGGTAGGGCCGGACTCGTAGACGACCTTAATGCCCGGTTCAAACCGACGTATCCACTCCAGCACGATGGCCGGGTCGGCAGCCATAGTGTGGGTGCTGATTTCACCGGTGGCCGGGTTCAGCGCGTGGCCGACAACGTTGACCGCGTGAACATCCAGACCAATGAAAGTATGCTCAAACATAGCCGGGACCTCCCAAACTTCACATGTGGCACTACCATTGCACTCCCCGCCGAGCCGTCAGGCCAAGGAAGGCGTTAATGGCAACCCACGACCCTGTGAAACAGAAGGCCCCGGCCCTCTCCTGCCCGTCCGGGATAGAGGACATTACCGCCGGGTACGAGGTTCCGGCCAGCGCCACCCTTTCCAGCAAGAGCCAAACGCGACACCCTAGGCCCGGCGCTGGCGGGACCGCCCGGCGACAATGGCCGGCCCGGACGCGCAGCACCACGACCCGGTTGTCACTTCATATCGTCTAAGCCCTGACAGGCTCGCTGCTGCCCTCGGCCCTCAGGCCAGGGCGGCAGCCAGCCGGTCCAGCCCGGGAACGGTGTAATCCGGAGCCTGAAAATATCCGGGGTACTGCCCGCCGGACCGGTTGATCCACGCCGTGCCCAGACCGGCCCTCGCCGCCCCGTGAATATCCCACGGATGAACGGCCACCAGCAGCAACTCCCCGGGCGCTGCGCCGCACGCCGACGCTGCGTACTCATACGCGGCCCGTCCAGGTTTCCAGGACTGGGCGCCCTCCACGGAAAGCAGCAGTTCAAAGCTGTCCCTGATCCCGGCCTCCGTGAACAGTTTTTCGGCAACGCCGGTTGAGCCGTTGGTCAGGGTCACCAGCCGGAAACCCGCAGCCTTGAGTGCCTTCACTCCTTCCGGGACGTCCGCATGCAGTCCCAGTCCCGTCAGGCCGGTCATGACATGGTCCACGGCGGCGTCCGGCGTCCTGTCCACATCCATGCCGGCGAACAGGCCGCGGAGGGCTTCGGCGCCGATCCCGGCGAACGATCCATTGTCTCCGGCAGCTGTGAGGGCGAACCCGTCGCGCAGCAGCGTGGCGAACCACAGCTTCGCCAGTGATGCCGGGGCACCTACCTCTTCGAACCGTTCGGCCAAGGGCGACATATCCGACAGGGTTTCGTTGACATCAAAAACAATGATCGAGGGTTTCATGCAAGGTTTCCCTTCATCCGTGGGTGGACGTTCAGGCACCGCCCGTCCACCCTGTTTCCTGCTTCCGTGCAACCGCGCAGTTGGCGGTGGTCAGCGCAAATATTCGGCAAACTCTTTTTCCAGGTAGTGCTTGGGCCGGGCGCCGACCACTGAGGACTTCAGGGCGCCGTCCTTGAACAGGTAGATGGCCGGGATGGAGGTGATGCCGTATTCTGCCGCTACCCGTGGATTTTCGTCGATGTTGACCTTCACGACGTCGACCGTTCCGGCGTGCTCGACCGCAATCTGATTCAGGACGGGGGAGACCATCCTGCAGGGCCCGCACCAATCCGCCCAGAAATCCACGATAACCGGTTTGTCCGATTGCAGGACCTCCTGCTCAAACGTGCCATCGGTGACATCTTTTGTGGTGCTCATAGCGTTTCCTTTCTGTATTTGAGGTTGTCGAGGGCCATTTGGAAAGCCTCGCTGTAGCTGGGAAACTGCGCGACCTGGTCGTGAAGGACGGCAATGGGTATTTTGGCGCGGATCGCGAGGGAGGCCTGGTGGATCCATTCCCCGGCCAGGGGCGAGACAGCCCAGGCACCGATGAGAATCCCCTCATCGGTGTCCGTGAGCAGTCCAAGATGCCCGCGGGGTTCCTGCTCATAGGTCCAGGGCGGGCGAGCGATTTGGCCAGGTCCAGTTCAGCGAACGCAGTTGACCGTCCCTGCTCATCGGCTTGGGCCTGGGTGAGTCCTGCAGCCGCGATCTCCGGGTCCCCGAAAACCACCCTGGGAATGCCCTCGTAGGTGGCCGGGCGTGGCCGGTCCAGGATGGCGTCTGCGACGATGCGCCCCTGGTACTTGGCAACGTGGGTGAAGGGCATGACGCCGGTGACATCGCCGATCGCCCAAACGTTGTCCCCGGCCCGGCAATGGTCGTCGATCTGCACCGCGCCGCGGGCATCGAGGGACACTCCTGCCGTTTCGAAGCCCAAATCGCTGCTTCGTGGCCGGCGGCCGGTGGCGAAAATGACGACGTCGGTACCCACCGATGTGCCGTCGTCGAGATCCAGAAAGCTGGTGTTTCCTTCCCGTCTGGCCCAGACGGCGCTGGCGCCCAGCCGCACGTCGACCGCTGTCTCTTTGAGATAGAGGCGCGCCAATTCACCGATCCGGGGTTCTTCGCGTTCCATCAGGTTCTTGCCGCGGTGTACCAGGGTGACGGCGACGCCGAAGCGGGCCAGGAACGTGGCGGTTTCGATGCCCACTGCGCTGCCGCCAATCACCACTGCCCGTTCGGGCAATTCGGTGGTTGTGAATGTTTCCCGGTTTGTCCAGGTGGTGACGTTCTCCGCGCCTTCCAGTTCGGGGACGACCGCTTCTGAGCCGGTGGCGATGATGATGTGCTCGGCAGTGATGGTCCTGTCGCCGGCCTGGAGGGTGCCCGGCCCGGTGATCCTGGCCTCGGTTTTGATGACTGTCGCGCCCTGGCCCGTGTAGCCGTCAACCTGCGC
Encoded here:
- a CDS encoding carboxymuconolactone decarboxylase family protein, whose amino-acid sequence is MPRIPAHTLDSAPEGSKEIAGNLQRRMGKFLNIHAGMAHSPAVLGAYDGISQAITAHGSFDARTKEAIALAVGNQNGCDYCQAAHTLSARKAGLDDDQILAVRAGEVDFDPKLAAITEVAREAAARTGHVSDTVWQAALDAGWTDQELTEAFAHIAANLFTNYFNHYARTDLDVPAAPALAL
- a CDS encoding haloacid dehalogenase type II, coding for MKPSIIVFDVNETLSDMSPLAERFEEVGAPASLAKLWFATLLRDGFALTAAGDNGSFAGIGAEALRGLFAGMDVDRTPDAAVDHVMTGLTGLGLHADVPEGVKALKAAGFRLVTLTNGSTGVAEKLFTEAGIRDSFELLLSVEGAQSWKPGRAAYEYAASACGAAPGELLLVAVHPWDIHGAARAGLGTAWINRSGGQYPGYFQAPDYTVPGLDRLAAALA
- a CDS encoding IS110 family transposase; the protein is MFEHTFIGLDVHAVNVVGHALNPATGEISTHTMAADPAIVLEWIRRFEPGIKVVYESGPTGFVLARYLQGAGVNCVVTASSKQLRAPGDRIKTDRRDARILAEMLAVESVTEVRIPDPEEEALRDLSRLRSGTTNDLAHTRQHVNAILLRHGIRYPKDTRWTKEHIQWLHRQHLGEPALQFTYQANVEQAELLAAHLARIDKQVTATAAGCRYSPVIEALMCLRGIQMTTAFGLAVEIGDWTRFTGSTIGSYLGLVPSENSSGQSRHQGPITKAGNTYARKLLIEAAWQHRRPYARPGQRLLRQLDRVSPATRIRALEGNHRLHHKWEHFDDRHKMSVKAKTAIARELAGWCWSLAAPLQQGEGMNAA
- the trxA gene encoding thioredoxin, encoding MSTTKDVTDGTFEQEVLQSDKPVIVDFWADWCGPCRMVSPVLNQIAVEHAGTVDVVKVNIDENPRVAAEYGITSIPAIYLFKDGALKSSVVGARPKHYLEKEFAEYLR